From Novipirellula artificiosorum, the proteins below share one genomic window:
- the trpA gene encoding tryptophan synthase subunit alpha, which produces MSAIDQLFTELRGAKRKALMPFVTAGDPEIDTTEAILRSLAGAGADLCELGVPYSDPIADGPVIQSSYQRALESGFKLQQVFEMGKRMVGEVAMPRVTMVSYSIIHRVGVEAYVQKAVEAGYAGAIVPDLLVEEATEFAQICKAADFSLIQLVTPTTPKERQVRIAKSSSGFLYYVSVTGITGERTALPSDLVDKVTWLRGETDLPICIGFGISSPETAATLAPVADGLIVGSAIVRRIAQAEGKQDAVEKVSKFVQQLRSAIDAV; this is translated from the coding sequence ATGTCAGCGATTGATCAACTATTTACCGAGCTTCGTGGTGCCAAGCGAAAGGCGTTGATGCCATTTGTGACCGCAGGAGACCCTGAGATCGACACGACCGAAGCGATCCTTCGCTCGCTCGCCGGCGCCGGAGCGGACTTGTGCGAACTGGGGGTTCCCTACAGCGATCCGATCGCCGACGGGCCCGTCATTCAATCTTCATATCAACGTGCCTTGGAAAGTGGCTTCAAGTTGCAACAAGTGTTTGAGATGGGCAAGCGAATGGTCGGCGAGGTTGCAATGCCTCGCGTCACGATGGTCAGCTATTCGATCATCCACCGGGTTGGAGTCGAAGCGTATGTTCAAAAGGCCGTTGAAGCGGGTTACGCCGGCGCGATCGTTCCCGATTTGCTGGTTGAGGAGGCCACCGAATTCGCCCAAATATGTAAGGCCGCCGACTTTAGCCTGATACAACTCGTCACTCCCACGACCCCCAAGGAACGGCAAGTTCGGATTGCCAAATCGTCATCGGGGTTCCTGTACTACGTTTCGGTGACCGGCATTACCGGTGAACGGACCGCCCTGCCCTCGGACCTGGTCGACAAGGTGACATGGCTGCGAGGCGAAACCGATTTGCCGATCTGCATCGGCTTTGGGATCAGCAGTCCGGAAACGGCCGCGACCTTGGCCCCCGTTGCCGATGGATTGATCGTGGGATCGGCCATCGTCCGACGCATCGCCCAAGCAGAAGGCAAACAGGATGCCGTCGAAAAAGTCAGCAAATTTGTCCAACAGCTGCGGTCTGCGATTGACGCCGTCTAG
- the rlmKL gene encoding bifunctional 23S rRNA (guanine(2069)-N(7))-methyltransferase RlmK/23S rRNA (guanine(2445)-N(2))-methyltransferase RlmL — protein MSSNLNDESYDLIAACAFGLEAIVRRELESLGIDASIGEAGRVHFRGGRAAILEANLWLRTADRILIRIAEFPAADFDALFDTTRAIEWGKWIAVDASFPVTGRSVKSALTSVPACQRTVKRAIVDALRRDHATETLPETGCEYKVDIALLKDVATITIDTTGRSLHRRGYRTHVSKAPLKETLAAAMVLLSYWKAGRPMIDPFCGSGTIPIEAARIGRNIAPGLTREFACEAWQDYPAELWQDARATAQAAILPPLEERIIGSDLDGRVLRAARENAERAAVADDIHFHAQPLSELTSKRRFGCLITNPPYGLRIGNESYREQRELDALYESIPHVLRKLPTWSHYLLTAYPRFERVVGRSADRRRKLYNGRIECTYYQFHGPKPVINPLATNQPAIDEPVNDEPVNDEPVNDEPVNDEPVNDAPVNDELVAGELEADANGLREAREPETGLETGAPTKPSTADGVKPKPYVHASGTPAFGHLSDKGLEQAELFATRLRKRAKHLRRWPTRRGITCFRLYERDIPEIPLIVDRYEDYLHLTEYERPHDRDPAQHANWLDLMAETAGKTLEVPKQNVFFKRRGRQRGKTQHEKVDETNQKIEVHEGGLKFLVNLADYVDTGLFLDHRITRQMVRELADGKHFLNLFAYTGSFSVYAAAGGAKSTLSVDLSKSYLDWGWQNMRLNGFLGNQHRFVAEDVKTFLRNHPPGEKYDLVVFDPPTFSNSKRTEEDWDVQTDSLPLLNELMPLVRKGGVIYFSTNFRRFKFDVESVSASEVHEISNQTVPEDFRNRRIHRCWRIVR, from the coding sequence ATGAGTTCGAACTTGAACGACGAGTCCTACGATCTGATTGCCGCGTGTGCCTTTGGGCTCGAGGCGATCGTGCGCCGCGAACTTGAATCGCTTGGAATCGATGCGTCGATTGGCGAAGCGGGCCGAGTCCATTTTCGTGGTGGCCGAGCAGCGATCCTTGAAGCCAATTTGTGGTTGCGGACAGCGGATCGAATCTTGATTCGCATTGCCGAGTTTCCGGCAGCTGATTTCGATGCCTTGTTTGACACGACGCGCGCAATCGAGTGGGGTAAATGGATTGCCGTCGATGCCAGTTTTCCGGTCACGGGTCGGTCGGTGAAGTCGGCGCTGACCAGCGTTCCGGCATGCCAGCGAACCGTTAAACGGGCGATCGTCGATGCGCTGCGTCGTGATCACGCCACCGAGACACTTCCGGAAACGGGCTGCGAGTACAAAGTGGATATCGCGCTGTTGAAGGACGTCGCGACGATCACGATCGATACGACAGGACGAAGTTTGCATCGGCGCGGCTACCGGACCCATGTCTCCAAAGCACCACTGAAAGAAACACTGGCTGCGGCGATGGTGTTGCTGAGTTACTGGAAAGCGGGTCGCCCGATGATCGATCCGTTCTGTGGCAGCGGGACGATCCCTATCGAAGCGGCACGGATCGGACGCAACATCGCGCCGGGGTTGACGCGAGAGTTTGCCTGCGAGGCGTGGCAAGATTATCCCGCGGAGCTTTGGCAAGACGCTCGGGCAACTGCCCAGGCAGCGATCTTGCCGCCACTCGAAGAGCGGATCATCGGTAGCGATCTTGACGGTCGGGTTTTGCGTGCCGCTCGAGAGAATGCAGAGCGGGCCGCAGTCGCCGACGACATTCACTTTCACGCTCAGCCCTTGAGCGAATTGACCAGCAAACGACGATTCGGTTGCTTGATCACCAACCCTCCTTACGGCTTGCGAATTGGCAACGAAAGCTATCGCGAACAACGCGAACTCGATGCGCTGTACGAATCGATTCCGCATGTCCTGCGCAAGTTGCCGACTTGGTCACACTATTTGTTGACCGCTTATCCACGGTTTGAACGCGTCGTTGGGCGGTCGGCCGATCGACGCCGTAAATTGTATAACGGCCGGATCGAGTGCACCTATTATCAATTCCACGGCCCAAAGCCGGTGATCAATCCGCTGGCGACCAATCAGCCGGCGATCGACGAGCCGGTGAACGACGAGCCGGTGAACGACGAGCCGGTGAACGACGAGCCGGTGAACGACGAGCCGGTCAACGACGCGCCGGTGAACGACGAACTGGTGGCCGGTGAGTTGGAGGCCGATGCAAACGGGCTGCGAGAGGCGCGTGAGCCGGAAACCGGACTGGAAACCGGGGCACCGACAAAACCATCAACTGCGGACGGGGTGAAGCCGAAGCCCTACGTTCACGCATCCGGAACACCGGCCTTTGGGCATTTGTCGGACAAGGGGCTTGAGCAAGCGGAACTGTTCGCCACCCGGCTTCGTAAGCGAGCCAAACATCTGCGCCGCTGGCCCACGCGGCGCGGGATCACCTGTTTTCGTTTGTATGAGCGTGACATTCCCGAGATCCCGCTGATCGTTGATCGTTACGAGGACTACTTGCATCTGACGGAATACGAGCGACCTCACGATCGCGACCCGGCCCAACACGCCAACTGGCTCGATCTGATGGCCGAAACCGCTGGCAAGACGCTCGAAGTGCCCAAACAAAATGTGTTTTTCAAACGTCGCGGTCGTCAACGCGGCAAGACACAGCACGAAAAGGTGGATGAAACGAACCAAAAGATCGAAGTCCATGAAGGCGGCCTCAAGTTCTTGGTGAATCTGGCGGACTACGTTGACACGGGCCTATTCTTGGATCACCGGATCACGCGACAAATGGTGCGCGAGTTGGCGGACGGGAAGCATTTCTTGAATTTGTTTGCCTACACCGGATCGTTCTCGGTCTACGCGGCCGCTGGCGGTGCGAAGAGCACCTTAAGTGTCGACTTATCGAAGTCCTACTTGGATTGGGGTTGGCAGAATATGCGACTGAACGGGTTCTTGGGCAATCAGCATCGGTTTGTCGCCGAAGATGTCAAAACGTTCCTTCGCAACCATCCCCCAGGCGAAAAGTATGACTTGGTCGTGTTTGATCCGCCGACCTTTTCCAACAGCAAACGAACCGAAGAGGATTGGGATGTGCAAACCGATTCGCTCCCGTTGCTCAACGAACTGATGCCACTGGTGCGCAAAGGAGGCGTGATCTATTTCTCGACGAATTTCCGGCGATTCAAGTTTGACGTCGAATCGGTCTCCGCCAGTGAAGTCCACGAGATCTCCAATCAAACGGTGCCCGAGGATTTTCGAAATCGCCGGATTCATCGCTGTTGGCGAATCGTGCGATAA
- a CDS encoding right-handed parallel beta-helix repeat-containing protein, whose translation MFIRSGLALLVALSLPTSARAAEWFVEGSIETSGDGSTARPFKKIGEAIDAMQGGDIVTVGNGVYHESLRLSKGGSQDQPSTIRAATGSRVIVSGFSKIGQWQPFREGVYATTVPDKVTNLYVGYRPQRIASSLDKADAWVPIVSSDVPGGIVDVGDQLNSLPAAAEIVSTPANVAAFVFFGRGNVFKIIPVDSIDSTRGRLAMNAKELRGLGANDRLTLCNHHLLIDRAGEWACESEGDKWKLYFMPGDADDLLRTQTVKQPRPLLTLGHWKDPQSDFRVEGIEFAGSGSSGLSAGKVQRLTVDRCIVHNHANSGVSVRNCQDIRVAHSIAFANHTGISIVSTQRGMVEQNEVLANYVDGIIVAGDISGKDAEPETHDVTLRQNYVHHHLLHGHPDNFQTYRGVHGIQFHDNLILLSGQGLMTEQTYGGELTNNVFFGTSARLVIFGHHSSNDWTVTHNTFGFGGWGSIGMDGKNYVISQNLFLNNVLNSESDFEGQDNLFLNDAEREQPIPGNLPHLQGIATDLDQCRDDRLALRGVDVQQSFRVGDQIEINGDGRIRTVTEVSPSGIDFSPALPVRPWRNTIVWNWRTQTDFSLAFSAVESDGVIGATLDAAAYRAGDFDGDGQRDLPEMSADLRSSIPEANDLVVLLHLP comes from the coding sequence ATGTTCATTCGCTCTGGACTCGCGTTGCTCGTTGCCCTTTCCCTGCCTACGTCCGCCCGTGCGGCGGAGTGGTTCGTCGAGGGTTCGATCGAGACCTCAGGTGACGGCTCGACAGCACGCCCGTTCAAGAAGATTGGTGAGGCGATCGATGCAATGCAGGGGGGTGACATCGTTACGGTTGGCAACGGCGTCTATCATGAATCATTGCGACTTTCCAAAGGGGGTTCACAAGACCAGCCCTCGACGATCCGAGCAGCCACCGGTAGCCGCGTGATCGTCAGCGGATTCAGCAAGATTGGCCAGTGGCAACCGTTCCGCGAAGGGGTCTATGCGACGACGGTGCCCGACAAGGTAACGAACTTGTACGTCGGCTACCGGCCGCAGCGAATTGCCTCGTCGCTGGATAAGGCCGATGCTTGGGTGCCCATTGTCTCGAGCGATGTCCCCGGCGGAATCGTCGATGTTGGCGACCAGCTGAACTCCCTTCCAGCTGCTGCGGAAATCGTCAGTACGCCAGCCAATGTTGCCGCGTTTGTCTTTTTCGGGCGTGGCAATGTCTTCAAGATCATCCCCGTCGATTCGATCGATTCGACTCGCGGGCGACTGGCCATGAATGCAAAAGAACTGCGAGGACTCGGTGCGAATGATCGATTGACCCTCTGTAATCACCACCTGCTGATCGATCGCGCGGGCGAATGGGCGTGTGAAAGTGAAGGTGACAAATGGAAGCTCTACTTCATGCCCGGCGACGCCGATGACTTACTGCGGACGCAAACCGTTAAGCAACCGCGACCGTTGTTGACGCTCGGGCATTGGAAGGACCCACAATCCGATTTCCGAGTCGAAGGCATCGAGTTTGCTGGTAGCGGATCGAGCGGTTTAAGTGCGGGCAAGGTCCAACGACTGACCGTCGACCGATGTATCGTTCATAACCACGCAAACAGCGGCGTCTCGGTTCGCAATTGCCAAGACATCCGCGTCGCCCACTCGATCGCATTTGCCAATCATACCGGTATCTCGATCGTGTCGACCCAGCGAGGCATGGTTGAACAAAACGAAGTGCTCGCCAACTACGTCGATGGAATCATTGTTGCCGGCGACATCTCGGGGAAGGATGCGGAACCGGAAACTCATGATGTGACCCTACGACAGAACTATGTCCATCATCATTTGCTGCACGGACACCCTGACAATTTCCAAACGTATCGTGGCGTGCATGGCATCCAGTTTCACGACAACTTGATCCTGTTGTCTGGCCAAGGATTAATGACCGAACAGACCTACGGCGGCGAACTTACCAACAATGTTTTTTTCGGAACCAGCGCTCGGTTGGTCATTTTCGGCCACCACAGTTCCAATGATTGGACCGTCACCCACAACACCTTTGGCTTCGGTGGCTGGGGCAGCATCGGGATGGATGGCAAAAATTACGTTATCTCGCAAAACCTGTTTCTCAACAACGTGCTAAACAGCGAAAGCGACTTTGAAGGTCAAGACAACCTGTTTTTGAATGACGCCGAGCGAGAGCAACCGATCCCGGGGAATCTGCCTCATCTTCAAGGTATCGCAACCGATCTGGATCAGTGCCGTGATGATCGACTTGCCTTGCGCGGTGTCGACGTCCAACAATCCTTTCGGGTTGGCGACCAGATTGAGATCAACGGTGACGGTAGAATCCGCACCGTCACGGAGGTTTCACCGTCCGGCATCGACTTCTCCCCTGCCCTGCCCGTCCGGCCTTGGCGAAATACGATCGTCTGGAATTGGAGGACGCAGACCGATTTCTCACTGGCCTTTTCAGCCGTCGAGTCCGACGGGGTGATCGGCGCGACGTTGGACGCCGCAGCCTACCGCGCCGGCGATTTTGATGGTGATGGCCAACGTGATCTCCCTGAAATGTCCGCTGACCTTCGCAGCAGCATTCCTGAAGCGAATGACCTGGTCGTGCTGTTGCATCTACCTTAA
- a CDS encoding ROK family protein, protein MASDTKTIWIGFDLGGTKMLAIAYDQDWKELGRRRRKTKGSEGSENGIERIASTIERLLGDNDLNKANIAGIGIGCPGPIDLVKGRILMTPNLGWDNVDVGDFLKKRFDCGVIVLNDVDAGLYGEYLFGSAKDARCAVGIFPGTGVGGGCVYDGQILQGAKYSCMEIGHTRVSADRRASGSAISGTLEAEASRLTIAAEAAKAAVRGDAPHLLEEAGTDLREIRSGALAASIEKGDKIVKELVEESARSIGISVANIVNLLAPDKIVLGGGLVEAMEDLIVNTVRKTAKANVMSVYKDVFEVVAAKLGDDAGAMGAAAWAKRKLDQPK, encoded by the coding sequence ATGGCATCCGACACAAAAACGATTTGGATCGGCTTTGACCTCGGCGGTACAAAAATGCTCGCCATTGCTTACGATCAGGATTGGAAGGAACTCGGTCGTCGTCGCCGAAAAACCAAAGGCAGCGAAGGGTCCGAGAACGGGATCGAGCGGATCGCTTCGACGATTGAGAGACTGCTTGGCGATAATGATCTCAATAAGGCCAACATCGCAGGGATCGGGATTGGATGCCCAGGACCGATCGATTTGGTGAAAGGTCGTATCTTGATGACCCCCAACTTGGGTTGGGACAACGTCGATGTGGGCGATTTTTTGAAGAAGCGTTTTGATTGCGGCGTGATCGTGCTGAATGACGTTGATGCAGGGTTGTATGGTGAGTATCTATTTGGTTCGGCCAAAGACGCCCGATGCGCGGTGGGGATTTTTCCCGGAACCGGCGTCGGAGGCGGTTGTGTCTACGATGGCCAAATCCTGCAAGGCGCCAAGTACAGCTGCATGGAGATCGGGCACACTCGCGTTTCGGCCGATCGCAGAGCGAGCGGATCCGCAATCTCTGGGACGCTTGAAGCCGAAGCGAGCCGCTTAACGATTGCCGCAGAGGCTGCCAAGGCAGCCGTGCGTGGCGATGCCCCTCACTTGCTCGAGGAAGCAGGCACGGACCTCCGTGAGATCCGTAGTGGTGCCCTTGCGGCTTCGATTGAAAAAGGGGACAAGATCGTCAAGGAGCTTGTCGAAGAGTCGGCGCGAAGCATCGGCATCTCGGTGGCCAACATCGTCAACCTGCTCGCCCCCGACAAAATCGTTCTGGGCGGCGGTTTGGTGGAGGCGATGGAAGACTTGATCGTCAATACCGTTCGAAAGACTGCTAAAGCGAACGTGATGTCGGTCTACAAGGACGTCTTCGAGGTTGTTGCTGCAAAACTGGGGGATGATGCCGGAGCGATGGGCGCGGCAGCCTGGGCAAAGCGAAAGCTCGATCAGCCAAAGTAG
- a CDS encoding glycoside hydrolase family 27 protein — protein MSATMDRHPAPFRAKRLSQLTIHSEHKILSMKFNSLCMACFVAAITLHGTVSAPAQDHLDWAQTPPMGWNSFDCFGAAVNEDEIRGNAEIMAAHLKDFGWQYVVVDYCWFYPHVAALNNPPQTEDFKPSLPMDTYGRLLPAVDRFPSATGDTGFKALGDHIHSLGLKFGIHVMRGIPREAVARKMPIKGTQYTADQVTDQSTCSWLNTMYGLDMDQPGAQAYYDSLLELYASWGVDYIKVDDIASPYCDKEIEGYRKAIDRCGRQIVLSLSPGNETPTEMAEHVKANANLWRISSDFWDNWESLEAQFEKLHTWENFIGAGHWPDADMIPFGVLNRRGPQDGLERVSRLTAAEQRTLMTLWCIARSPLMYGGDLMRMRPSELKLLTNRDVLAVNQHSTNNRQLYRSSGQVVWVADVPDSNDKYIALFNTRDHGESTVGMRLADIKVKDNATMRDLWNGQEMPLVNALYATIEAHGAGLYRIHPE, from the coding sequence GTGTCCGCAACAATGGACCGCCATCCGGCCCCCTTTCGTGCGAAGCGGCTGAGCCAACTCACCATCCATTCGGAACACAAGATCCTTTCCATGAAGTTCAACTCGCTTTGCATGGCCTGTTTTGTGGCAGCCATCACACTCCACGGCACCGTTTCCGCACCGGCTCAGGATCATCTCGACTGGGCCCAAACGCCTCCGATGGGATGGAACAGTTTCGATTGTTTCGGCGCTGCGGTGAACGAAGACGAAATTCGCGGGAATGCCGAGATCATGGCGGCACATCTGAAGGATTTTGGCTGGCAGTATGTCGTTGTCGATTACTGCTGGTTCTATCCCCACGTTGCCGCCCTGAACAATCCGCCACAAACCGAAGACTTCAAACCTTCGCTGCCGATGGATACGTACGGTCGGTTGCTTCCGGCGGTCGATCGGTTTCCGTCGGCAACGGGCGACACCGGTTTCAAGGCTTTAGGAGACCATATTCATTCGCTCGGGCTGAAATTCGGCATTCACGTCATGCGTGGCATCCCACGCGAAGCGGTGGCGCGGAAGATGCCGATCAAGGGAACACAGTACACGGCCGACCAGGTCACGGACCAATCAACGTGTTCATGGCTCAACACGATGTACGGACTCGATATGGATCAACCGGGTGCCCAAGCCTACTACGATTCGCTATTGGAACTGTATGCGAGTTGGGGCGTCGACTATATCAAGGTCGATGACATCGCCAGTCCTTATTGTGACAAGGAAATCGAAGGCTACCGCAAAGCAATCGATCGTTGTGGGCGACAGATCGTGCTCAGCCTCTCACCTGGCAACGAAACACCCACGGAAATGGCCGAGCATGTCAAAGCCAATGCGAACCTGTGGCGGATCTCCTCCGATTTCTGGGACAACTGGGAATCGCTGGAAGCCCAGTTCGAAAAACTCCACACTTGGGAAAACTTCATTGGAGCCGGGCATTGGCCCGATGCAGACATGATCCCGTTCGGAGTCCTGAACCGGCGTGGCCCCCAAGATGGCTTGGAACGGGTCTCGCGGTTGACCGCCGCAGAACAACGGACCTTGATGACTCTATGGTGCATCGCCAGATCACCCTTGATGTATGGCGGTGACCTGATGCGGATGCGGCCGTCTGAATTGAAGCTCTTAACCAATCGCGACGTCCTGGCGGTTAATCAACACAGCACGAACAATCGACAGCTGTATCGCTCGTCCGGCCAAGTCGTCTGGGTCGCCGACGTGCCCGATTCAAACGACAAGTACATCGCACTTTTCAACACTCGCGACCACGGGGAATCAACCGTAGGTATGAGGTTGGCCGACATCAAGGTCAAAGACAACGCGACGATGCGCGACTTGTGGAACGGTCAGGAAATGCCTTTGGTCAATGCACTGTACGCGACGATCGAAGCTCACGGGGCCGGGCTGTATCGGATCCATCCCGAGTGA
- the gpmI gene encoding 2,3-bisphosphoglycerate-independent phosphoglycerate mutase — translation MTQVRRKPVVLIIRDGWGQNPDSKWNDCNAVYLGKTPVADSLMAKYPHVLIATSGEDVGLPDGVMGNSEVGHQNIGAGRIVDQEVMRITRAIRDESFFANPVLLESIEHVKKTGGKLHLLGLMSDGRVHSDLDHAIAIVDLVKRHDLDSDRFAVHAITDGRDTSPTGGLEYVRQLEAAMKEKGVGYVATVMGRFYAMDRDLRWERVEACYKTMTQGSEATANSASEAIQNYYDHPTDSNRTGDEFIEPTSILHNGKPTVVADGDAVIFFNYRGDRTREITKAFTFDDEKWKNIDGGGFDRGKKLDDLYFATMTGYETGLPVQVIYEKRAKMPNILGEYVESLGLSQFRCAETEKYPHVTFFFNDYRDEPFSHEDREMAPSTRKVSTYDQAPEMSAHEITDKVLKEIESGEADLLIVNYANGDMVGHTGVLEAAIKAVETVDGCVGQVVEATLAKGGSLVVTADHGNCEQMIDPVTGGPHTAHTTYTVPLIVVEPGLEGKQLREGGRLADIAPTLLELMGLPVPKEMTGEALIKI, via the coding sequence TTGACCCAAGTTCGCCGCAAGCCCGTCGTGTTGATCATCCGTGATGGATGGGGCCAGAATCCTGATTCGAAATGGAACGACTGCAACGCGGTTTATCTGGGCAAAACGCCGGTTGCCGATTCGTTGATGGCAAAGTACCCCCATGTCCTGATCGCGACTTCGGGCGAAGATGTTGGACTTCCCGATGGTGTGATGGGCAACAGCGAAGTGGGGCACCAAAACATCGGTGCGGGACGAATTGTCGACCAAGAGGTGATGCGAATCACACGAGCGATTCGTGACGAGTCGTTCTTCGCCAATCCGGTGTTGCTCGAGTCGATCGAGCATGTCAAGAAGACTGGCGGCAAACTACATTTGTTGGGCCTGATGTCCGACGGCCGAGTTCACAGTGATTTGGACCATGCGATCGCGATCGTCGATTTGGTGAAGCGTCACGACTTGGACTCCGACCGCTTCGCCGTGCATGCCATCACCGATGGTCGCGATACGTCACCGACAGGCGGGTTGGAGTATGTCCGCCAACTCGAAGCGGCGATGAAGGAAAAGGGTGTCGGTTATGTCGCCACGGTGATGGGTCGGTTTTACGCAATGGACCGCGATCTGCGTTGGGAACGCGTGGAAGCGTGTTACAAAACGATGACCCAGGGTTCCGAAGCGACTGCCAACTCCGCCAGTGAGGCGATCCAAAATTACTACGATCACCCCACCGATTCCAATCGGACAGGTGACGAATTCATTGAGCCAACCTCCATTTTGCACAACGGCAAACCGACGGTCGTTGCCGATGGCGACGCCGTGATCTTTTTCAACTATCGTGGCGATCGTACCCGTGAAATTACCAAGGCGTTCACGTTTGACGACGAAAAATGGAAGAACATTGACGGTGGAGGATTCGATCGTGGTAAAAAGCTTGACGATTTGTATTTCGCCACGATGACCGGTTACGAAACGGGATTGCCGGTACAGGTGATCTATGAAAAACGAGCCAAAATGCCCAACATTCTCGGCGAGTATGTCGAGTCGCTTGGGCTGAGCCAATTTCGCTGTGCCGAGACCGAAAAATACCCCCACGTGACCTTCTTCTTCAACGATTATCGTGACGAACCCTTTAGCCACGAAGATCGCGAAATGGCACCCTCGACGCGGAAAGTGTCGACCTACGATCAAGCCCCCGAAATGTCGGCTCACGAAATCACGGACAAGGTTTTGAAAGAAATCGAATCGGGTGAAGCAGACTTGTTGATCGTGAATTACGCCAACGGGGATATGGTGGGACACACCGGCGTTTTGGAAGCTGCGATCAAAGCCGTTGAAACCGTCGATGGCTGCGTCGGACAAGTCGTTGAAGCGACGCTTGCGAAAGGTGGATCGCTGGTCGTGACGGCCGACCATGGCAACTGCGAGCAGATGATTGACCCGGTAACGGGCGGCCCGCATACGGCGCACACAACCTACACGGTGCCGCTGATCGTGGTCGAGCCCGGTTTGGAAGGCAAGCAGCTGCGAGAGGGGGGGCGGTTGGCGGATATCGCGCCAACGTTGCTCGAGTTGATGGGATTGCCGGTTCCAAAAGAAATGACGGGCGAAGCACTGATAAAGATCTAA
- a CDS encoding glucose-6-phosphate isomerase yields the protein MSLLAFDASGSINADYGVKEHQLDSVAEEFERIRAKIAEANPFPCDNLAQKSEDESSRFFRLPEKELADYAERREGSLLGRIFKVANTIHEQIDAVVVLGRSQMIEGPRAIMQASCEPFHNELSRAERGSRPRMYFGGSDFDNDTRAALLQRLSLGGYVDTPPEKRWALVMIDSDRLDACTTLESRMAFHQTLRELEKSNWLADPSKSSNFVIPIARPDGPLGDIARSLGCEDVFEICNDVPDASSVLSSASLMPAALLGLDCMMLLEGAAMMNHHFLQSPFSENIVLQYAAVHHLLRTDRQITTRTQNVWSGALAALGKWYERLIEDQLAGIIPLTWMQRHEFPNHHQVITQWVVESPRIDPLATVLSDRPLPHFACEAIQHANRSAGDLCCPTMTISLSHIDSHTLGQFFQMLMIATWVEHTMESQAGRGMGKNAVHGVG from the coding sequence ATGAGCTTATTGGCTTTTGACGCTTCAGGATCCATTAACGCCGACTACGGTGTCAAAGAGCACCAACTCGACTCCGTTGCAGAGGAATTTGAGCGAATCCGTGCAAAGATTGCCGAGGCGAACCCGTTCCCCTGCGACAACTTGGCACAAAAAAGTGAGGACGAGTCTTCTCGTTTTTTTCGTCTTCCTGAAAAGGAATTGGCCGACTATGCCGAGCGCCGTGAAGGGTCGCTGCTCGGCCGCATCTTCAAAGTGGCCAACACGATCCATGAGCAGATCGATGCCGTGGTCGTGCTGGGCCGTTCCCAAATGATCGAGGGGCCGCGAGCGATCATGCAGGCATCATGCGAACCCTTTCACAACGAGTTATCCCGCGCCGAACGTGGTAGTCGGCCTCGGATGTATTTCGGTGGCAGCGACTTCGACAATGATACCCGTGCCGCTCTGCTGCAGCGACTGTCGTTGGGTGGTTACGTCGACACGCCCCCCGAAAAACGCTGGGCCTTGGTGATGATCGATAGCGATCGCCTGGACGCTTGCACCACCCTAGAAAGCCGCATGGCATTCCATCAAACGCTCAGGGAACTCGAAAAATCCAACTGGCTTGCAGATCCTTCGAAGAGCTCCAATTTCGTCATTCCCATTGCTCGACCCGATGGCCCTCTTGGCGACATCGCAAGATCGCTCGGCTGTGAAGACGTGTTTGAAATCTGCAACGATGTCCCCGATGCTTCGAGCGTTCTGTCGTCTGCGTCGCTAATGCCCGCTGCGCTGCTGGGCCTTGATTGCATGATGCTGCTCGAAGGCGCAGCGATGATGAACCACCATTTTTTGCAGTCGCCGTTTTCCGAGAACATCGTTCTCCAATACGCCGCAGTCCATCACCTGCTGCGGACCGATCGTCAGATCACCACGCGGACACAGAACGTTTGGTCGGGTGCCTTGGCCGCGTTAGGAAAATGGTACGAACGACTGATCGAGGACCAACTTGCCGGCATCATCCCGCTGACATGGATGCAGCGCCATGAGTTTCCTAATCACCATCAAGTCATAACCCAATGGGTCGTTGAGTCGCCGAGAATCGATCCGCTTGCGACCGTCCTCAGCGATCGACCGCTACCCCATTTTGCCTGCGAAGCCATCCAACACGCCAACCGCAGCGCCGGTGATCTTTGCTGCCCGACGATGACGATTTCGCTTTCTCACATCGACTCGCACACACTCGGACAGTTCTTCCAAATGTTGATGATCGCGACCTGGGTGGAACACACGATGGAGTCCCAGGCAGGAAGGGGGATGGGAAAGAACGCGGTTCACGGAGTAGGATGA